A genome region from Micromonospora inyonensis includes the following:
- the gatA gene encoding Asp-tRNA(Asn)/Glu-tRNA(Gln) amidotransferase subunit GatA, translating to MSDLTRLTAAELAALVASGETSAVEVTRAHLDRIAAVDDRVHAFLHVDTEGALAAARVVDERRAAGEELGPLAGVPVAVKDVLTTKGVPTTVGSKILEGWRPPYDSTIVERLRAAGTVMLGKTNMDEFAMGSSTEYSAYGPTRNPWDLERIPGGSGGGSAAALAAYEAPLSIGSDTGGSIRQPGAVTGTVGAKPTYGGTSRYGLVAFSSSLDTPGPCARTVLDAALLHAVIGGHDPRDSTSIPQPVPDVVAAAKRGATGDLTGVKLGVVTEFSGDGAEPGVVAAFRDSVEALTKLGAEIVEVSCPHFQYALPAYYLIAPSECSSNLARFDGVRFGLRVGDDGNRSLEEVMSLTRDAGFGPEVKRRIMLGTYALSSGYYDAYYGQAQKVRTLITRDFTAAFEQVDALISPTTPFVAFPMGSRTSDPYQMYLADLFTIPSNLYGGPGISVPCGLSEGLPVGLQVMAPTMADDRMYRVAAALESTVGTFTPPAL from the coding sequence ATGAGTGACTTGACCAGGCTCACCGCCGCCGAGCTGGCCGCGCTGGTGGCCTCGGGGGAGACCTCCGCCGTCGAGGTGACCCGGGCGCACCTGGACCGGATCGCCGCCGTCGACGACCGGGTCCACGCCTTCCTGCACGTCGACACCGAGGGCGCGCTGGCCGCCGCCCGCGTCGTCGACGAGCGTCGCGCCGCCGGCGAGGAACTCGGCCCGCTGGCCGGCGTGCCGGTCGCGGTCAAGGACGTGCTCACCACGAAGGGTGTGCCGACCACCGTCGGCTCGAAGATCCTCGAGGGCTGGCGTCCGCCGTACGACTCGACCATCGTCGAGCGGCTCCGCGCCGCCGGGACGGTGATGCTCGGCAAGACCAACATGGACGAGTTCGCCATGGGCTCCTCCACCGAATACTCCGCGTACGGTCCGACCCGCAACCCGTGGGATCTGGAGCGGATCCCGGGCGGCTCCGGTGGCGGCAGCGCCGCCGCGCTCGCCGCGTACGAGGCCCCGCTGTCCATCGGCTCGGACACCGGCGGCTCGATCCGCCAGCCGGGTGCGGTCACCGGCACCGTCGGCGCGAAGCCCACCTACGGCGGCACCTCCCGGTACGGCCTGGTCGCCTTCTCCTCCTCGCTGGACACCCCCGGCCCGTGTGCCCGTACGGTGCTCGACGCGGCCCTGCTGCACGCGGTGATCGGCGGGCACGACCCGCGCGACTCCACCTCCATCCCGCAGCCGGTGCCGGACGTGGTGGCCGCCGCGAAGCGCGGCGCGACCGGCGACCTGACCGGCGTGAAGCTGGGCGTGGTCACCGAGTTCTCCGGCGACGGGGCCGAGCCGGGCGTGGTGGCCGCGTTCCGCGACTCGGTCGAGGCGCTGACCAAGCTCGGCGCGGAGATCGTCGAGGTCTCCTGCCCGCACTTCCAGTACGCGCTGCCGGCGTACTACCTGATCGCGCCGAGTGAGTGCTCGTCCAACCTGGCCCGCTTCGACGGGGTCCGGTTCGGCCTGCGGGTCGGCGACGACGGCAACCGGTCGCTGGAGGAGGTCATGTCGCTGACCCGGGACGCCGGCTTCGGTCCCGAGGTCAAGCGCCGGATCATGCTCGGCACGTACGCTCTCTCGTCCGGCTACTACGACGCCTACTACGGGCAGGCGCAGAAGGTCCGGACGCTGATCACCCGGGACTTCACCGCCGCCTTCGAGCAGGTCGACGCGCTGATCTCGCCGACCACGCCGTTCGTGGCGTTCCCGATGGGCTCGCGCACCTCGGACCCGTACCAGATGTACCTGGCGGACCTGTTCACCATCCCGTCCAACCTCTACGGCGGTCCGGGCATCTCGGTGCCCTGCGGGCTCTCCGAGGGGCTGCCGGTGGGGCTCCAGGTGATGGCCCCGACCATGGCCGACGACCGGATGTACCGGGTCGCCGCCGCGCTGGAGTCGACCGTCGGCACGTTCACCCCACCGGCACTGTGA
- a CDS encoding RNA-guided endonuclease InsQ/TnpB family protein: MTRAVKRAFKFRFYPTDAQAAELARTFGCVRLVYNMALAARTEAWTLRQERVNYNATSAMLTTWKKTDDLAFLNEVSSVPLQQTLRHLQVAFTNFFAKRARYPSFKSKKKSRRSAEYTTSGFRYRDGQLTLAKMAEPLDIVWSRPLPEGARPSTVTVSQDAAGRWFVSLLCDDVIEQAPASGMVGVDAGLDSLLTLSTGEKIVNPRYERRDRAALARAQRELARKAKGSHNRAKARLKVARVHARITDRRRDHLHKLTTRLVRENQTIVIEDLTVRNMVTSHSLARAISDAAWRQFRTLLEYKADWHGRDLVVVDRWFPSSKLCSACGALAERMPLNVRSWTCRCGQTHDRDVNAARNILAEGLSVIACGGGVRPQRTDVRTGRSSTKQETQRATAGIPRL, encoded by the coding sequence GTGACCAGGGCCGTGAAGCGGGCATTCAAATTCCGCTTCTACCCGACCGACGCGCAGGCCGCCGAGCTTGCCCGTACGTTCGGCTGTGTCCGGCTGGTCTACAACATGGCGTTGGCCGCCCGCACCGAGGCGTGGACGCTGCGCCAGGAACGGGTCAACTACAACGCCACCTCGGCGATGCTGACCACGTGGAAGAAGACCGACGACCTGGCGTTCCTCAACGAGGTGTCGTCGGTGCCGTTGCAGCAGACCCTGCGGCACCTGCAAGTCGCGTTCACCAACTTCTTCGCCAAGCGTGCCCGGTACCCCAGCTTCAAGAGCAAGAAGAAGTCGCGCCGGTCGGCGGAGTACACCACCAGCGGGTTCCGGTACCGAGACGGCCAGCTCACCCTGGCGAAGATGGCCGAACCGCTGGACATCGTGTGGTCCCGGCCGCTTCCCGAGGGCGCGAGGCCGTCCACGGTCACCGTGTCGCAGGACGCGGCCGGACGCTGGTTCGTGTCCCTGCTCTGCGACGACGTGATCGAGCAGGCTCCGGCTTCGGGCATGGTCGGCGTTGACGCCGGCCTCGACAGCCTGCTGACCCTCTCCACCGGAGAGAAGATCGTCAACCCGAGGTATGAGCGCCGCGACCGGGCCGCGCTCGCCAGGGCGCAGCGGGAACTGGCCCGCAAAGCCAAGGGGTCCCACAACCGGGCCAAGGCCCGGCTCAAGGTCGCCCGCGTGCACGCCCGGATCACCGACCGCAGGCGGGACCACCTGCACAAGCTGACCACTCGGCTCGTTCGTGAGAACCAAACGATCGTGATCGAGGATCTGACCGTGCGCAACATGGTCACGAGTCACAGCCTGGCCCGCGCCATCAGCGACGCGGCCTGGCGGCAGTTCCGCACCCTGCTGGAATACAAGGCCGACTGGCACGGCCGCGACCTGGTGGTCGTGGACCGCTGGTTCCCGTCGTCCAAGCTGTGCTCGGCGTGTGGTGCGCTCGCTGAGCGGATGCCACTGAACGTGCGGTCGTGGACATGCCGATGCGGGCAGACCCACGACCGTGACGTCAACGCGGCCCGCAACATCCTCGCGGAGGGGCTCTCCGTGATTGCCTGTGGAGGCGGTGTAAGACCCCAACGGACGGACGTCCGGACGGGGCGGTCGTCGACGAAGCAGGAAACCCAGCGGGCGACCGCTGGAATCCCCCGCCTTTAG
- the gatB gene encoding Asp-tRNA(Asn)/Glu-tRNA(Gln) amidotransferase subunit GatB, which produces MTTTLPAYDDVVARYEPVIGLETHVELGTNTKMFCACPTDFGGEPNTRVCPVCLGLPGSLPVANSAAIEATIRIGLALNCSIASWCRFARKNYFYPDMPKNFQISQYDEPLCVDGYLDVEVNGELVRIGIERVHLEEDTGKTLHVGGSGRIHGATESLVDYNRAGIPLVEIVTKPVDGTGALAPEVARAYVTELRDVIRSLGVSDVRMEEGSLRCDVNTSLHPAGSTEWGTRTETKNVNSLRAVERAVRSEMLRQAMVLDSGGRIVQETRHFHEDTGDTTPGRSKETATDYRYFPEPDLVPLAPDPAWVAELKAALPELPRLHRRRLQQEWGISDHDMQSVLNAGAVELIEATVAAGASPAAARKWWLGELSRRANESGGELADVGVTPAQVAELQGLVDAGKLNDKLARVVLEGVVAGEGTPTEIMTNRNLEVVSDTGALTTAVDEAIAANPDIAEKVRSGKVAAAGALVGAVMKTTRGQADAKTVRELVLARLGVS; this is translated from the coding sequence ATGACCACGACCCTGCCCGCGTACGACGACGTCGTCGCGCGTTACGAACCGGTGATCGGCCTGGAGACCCACGTCGAGCTGGGCACGAACACCAAGATGTTCTGCGCCTGCCCGACCGACTTCGGCGGTGAGCCGAACACCCGGGTCTGCCCGGTCTGCCTGGGCCTGCCCGGCTCGCTGCCGGTGGCCAACTCCGCCGCGATCGAAGCGACCATCCGGATCGGCCTGGCGCTGAACTGCTCCATCGCCTCCTGGTGCCGGTTCGCCCGGAAGAACTACTTCTACCCGGACATGCCGAAGAACTTCCAGATCAGCCAGTACGACGAGCCGCTCTGCGTCGACGGTTACCTGGACGTCGAGGTGAACGGCGAACTGGTCCGGATCGGCATCGAGCGGGTGCACCTCGAGGAGGACACCGGCAAGACGCTGCACGTCGGCGGCTCCGGCCGGATCCACGGCGCCACCGAGTCGCTGGTCGACTACAACCGGGCCGGCATCCCGCTGGTCGAGATCGTCACCAAGCCGGTCGACGGCACCGGGGCGCTCGCCCCGGAGGTGGCCCGTGCGTACGTCACCGAGCTGCGCGACGTGATCCGCTCCCTCGGCGTCTCCGACGTCCGGATGGAGGAGGGCTCGCTGCGCTGCGACGTCAACACCTCGCTGCATCCGGCCGGCTCGACCGAGTGGGGCACCCGCACCGAGACCAAGAACGTCAACTCGCTGCGCGCGGTGGAGCGGGCGGTCCGCTCCGAGATGCTGCGTCAGGCGATGGTGCTCGACTCGGGTGGCCGGATCGTCCAGGAGACCCGGCACTTCCACGAGGACACCGGGGACACCACCCCGGGCCGGTCGAAGGAGACCGCGACCGACTACCGCTACTTCCCCGAGCCGGACCTGGTGCCGCTCGCGCCGGACCCGGCCTGGGTCGCCGAGTTGAAGGCCGCCCTGCCGGAGCTGCCCCGGCTGCACCGCCGCCGGCTCCAGCAGGAGTGGGGGATCTCCGACCACGACATGCAGTCGGTGCTCAACGCGGGCGCGGTCGAGCTGATCGAGGCCACGGTGGCTGCCGGGGCCAGCCCGGCCGCCGCACGGAAGTGGTGGCTGGGCGAGCTGTCCCGGCGGGCCAACGAGTCCGGTGGGGAACTGGCCGACGTCGGGGTCACCCCGGCCCAGGTCGCCGAACTCCAGGGGCTGGTGGACGCGGGCAAGCTCAACGACAAGCTGGCCCGGGTGGTCCTGGAGGGCGTGGTGGCCGGCGAGGGCACCCCGACCGAGATCATGACCAACCGCAACCTGGAGGTCGTCTCCGACACCGGCGCGCTCACCACGGCCGTCGACGAGGCCATCGCCGCCAACCCGGACATCGCGGAGAAGGTCCGCAGCGGCAAGGTCGCCGCGGCGGGCGCGCTGGTCGGCGCGGTCATGAAGACCACCCGCGGCCAGGCCGACGCCAAGACCGTCCGCGAACTGGTCCTGGCCCGCCTCGGCGTCTCCTAG
- a CDS encoding metallophosphoesterase yields the protein MDGQDENTRQRPGDDRPPRRRWVGTLRRLGVGLAVLAISLTGALLGVLAGGQVDTDIGPFRARMALTPNLDGGTTIDIPPLGALLLDSHDGPAHLDVELGALDQGRVEALIDDPASINRASQSAVADVRHGVLRLGLRTVGAAVAVTLILAGLAFRDTRRTAWAGGLALVVTAGSLGIAASTLRPQSIEEPRYEGLLVNAPAIVGDARRIADDYTKYAEQLQRLVGNVSQLYTTVSALPVYEPAPNTTRVLHVSDMHLNPTGWQLIRTVVEQFDIDVVIDTGDITDWGSEPEANYVGSIGLLKKPYVYIRGNHDSGRTAAAVARQPNAIVLDNATTTVAGLTIAGIGDPRFTPDKSTAPAAGGLDQPTADQVITVGEKLATTVRESPTPVNIALVHDPASAGPLSGTCPLVLSGHTHDRQVSKLPPQVGKTPTQLMVQGSTGGAGLRGLEGEEPTPLSMSVLYFDENKLLQAYDDITVGGTGQAQVNLERRVVRDPKVGADAPVTPTPTR from the coding sequence ATGGACGGGCAGGACGAGAACACGCGGCAGCGCCCCGGGGACGATCGTCCCCCGCGGCGAAGGTGGGTCGGCACGCTGCGTCGGCTCGGAGTGGGGCTGGCGGTCCTGGCGATCAGCCTGACCGGTGCGCTGCTCGGCGTCCTCGCCGGCGGCCAGGTCGACACCGACATCGGGCCGTTCCGGGCCCGGATGGCGCTCACCCCGAACCTCGACGGGGGCACCACGATCGACATCCCGCCGCTGGGCGCCCTCCTGCTGGACAGCCACGACGGACCAGCCCACCTCGACGTCGAGCTCGGGGCGCTCGACCAGGGGCGGGTCGAGGCGCTGATCGACGACCCGGCGAGCATCAACCGGGCCAGCCAGTCCGCCGTGGCCGACGTCCGGCACGGTGTGCTCCGCCTCGGCCTGCGTACCGTCGGTGCCGCCGTCGCCGTCACGCTGATCCTGGCCGGACTGGCCTTCCGGGACACCCGCCGCACGGCCTGGGCCGGTGGGCTGGCACTGGTGGTCACCGCGGGCAGCCTCGGCATCGCCGCGTCCACCCTCCGCCCGCAGTCGATCGAGGAGCCCCGGTACGAGGGGCTGCTCGTCAACGCCCCCGCCATCGTCGGTGACGCCCGACGGATCGCCGACGACTACACCAAGTACGCCGAGCAGCTCCAGCGGCTGGTCGGCAACGTCAGCCAGCTCTACACCACCGTCTCGGCGCTTCCGGTGTACGAGCCGGCCCCGAACACCACGCGGGTGCTGCACGTCTCCGACATGCACCTGAACCCGACCGGTTGGCAGCTCATCCGGACCGTGGTGGAGCAGTTCGACATCGACGTGGTGATCGACACCGGCGACATCACCGACTGGGGCAGCGAGCCGGAGGCGAACTACGTCGGCTCGATCGGGCTGCTCAAGAAGCCGTACGTCTACATCCGGGGCAACCACGACTCGGGCCGGACCGCCGCCGCCGTGGCCCGCCAGCCCAACGCGATCGTGCTGGACAACGCGACGACGACGGTCGCCGGGCTGACCATCGCCGGCATCGGCGACCCGCGCTTCACCCCGGACAAGAGCACCGCCCCCGCCGCTGGCGGCCTCGACCAGCCCACCGCCGACCAGGTGATCACCGTGGGCGAGAAGCTGGCCACGACCGTGCGGGAATCACCGACGCCGGTGAACATCGCCCTGGTGCACGACCCGGCCTCGGCCGGGCCGCTCTCCGGCACGTGCCCGCTGGTGCTCTCCGGGCACACCCACGACCGGCAGGTCTCCAAGCTCCCCCCGCAGGTGGGGAAGACGCCCACCCAGCTCATGGTGCAGGGCTCCACCGGCGGGGCCGGGCTGCGCGGGCTGGAGGGCGAGGAGCCGACGCCACTGTCGATGAGCGTGCTCTACTTCGACGAGAACAAGCTGCTCCAGGCGTACGACGACATCACCGTCGGCGGCACCGGCCAGGCGCAGGTCAATCTGGAACGGCGGGTGGTCCGGGACCCGAAGGTCGGCGCGGACGCGCCGGTCACCCCCACCCCGACCCGCTGA
- a CDS encoding PQQ-dependent sugar dehydrogenase, whose translation MSARLPYPRFGRLIATAAASCTALLMVTAGCSLGEPEPDPAGEPPNLPTPSATANEQGEQEVVATVLAKGLRVPWAVAFLPDGGALVTERDNGRVLQVGPESGPDGLKVTPVQTIADVEASGEGGLLGIAVSPAYATDRTVFVYHSTARDNRIVKFTLGGTPTPILTGIPVAGIHNGGGLAFGPDGFLYASTGDGGDRPLSQDVRSLGGKILRITPDGKPAPDNPYPNSPVWSLGHRNVQGITWDAGKRMYAVEFGQNTWDEVNLVTKGGNYGWPQVEGKAGDRRYRDPIVQWRTADASCSGAAVVERLLAAACLRGERLWLVELTDTGTVLGQPRELLTGRYGRLRAVAAAPDGSLWVSTSNHDGRGDPEPEDDRLLRLVFAGGGAGRS comes from the coding sequence GTGAGCGCCCGTCTCCCGTACCCCCGCTTCGGCCGCCTGATCGCGACGGCGGCGGCGTCCTGCACGGCGCTGCTGATGGTCACCGCCGGGTGCAGTCTCGGCGAACCGGAACCGGACCCGGCCGGCGAGCCGCCGAACCTCCCCACCCCCTCCGCGACCGCCAACGAGCAGGGTGAGCAGGAGGTCGTGGCCACGGTGCTGGCCAAGGGACTGCGGGTCCCGTGGGCCGTCGCCTTCCTGCCGGACGGCGGGGCCCTGGTCACCGAACGCGACAACGGACGGGTCCTCCAGGTCGGACCGGAGTCCGGGCCGGACGGGCTGAAGGTCACCCCGGTGCAGACCATCGCCGACGTCGAGGCGTCCGGTGAGGGTGGCCTGCTGGGCATCGCCGTCTCCCCCGCCTACGCCACCGACCGGACGGTCTTCGTCTACCACTCCACCGCGCGGGACAACCGGATCGTCAAGTTCACGCTCGGCGGGACACCGACGCCGATCCTCACCGGCATCCCGGTCGCCGGTATCCACAACGGCGGCGGCCTGGCCTTCGGACCGGACGGCTTCCTCTACGCCAGCACCGGCGACGGCGGCGACCGTCCGCTCTCGCAGGACGTCAGGAGCCTCGGCGGCAAGATCCTCCGGATCACCCCGGACGGGAAGCCGGCCCCCGACAACCCGTACCCGAACTCGCCGGTCTGGTCACTGGGGCACCGCAACGTCCAGGGCATCACCTGGGACGCCGGCAAGCGGATGTACGCCGTGGAGTTCGGGCAGAACACCTGGGACGAGGTCAACCTGGTCACCAAGGGCGGCAACTACGGCTGGCCGCAGGTCGAGGGGAAGGCCGGCGACCGCCGCTACCGCGACCCGATCGTGCAGTGGCGCACCGCGGACGCGTCCTGCTCCGGCGCGGCGGTGGTGGAGCGCCTGCTGGCCGCCGCCTGCCTGCGCGGGGAACGGCTCTGGCTCGTCGAGCTGACCGACACCGGCACCGTGCTCGGCCAGCCCCGGGAACTGCTCACCGGCCGGTACGGCCGGCTGCGGGCGGTCGCCGCCGCTCCCGACGGCTCGCTCTGGGTGAGCACCTCCAACCACGACGGCCGGGGCGACCCGGAACCGGAGGACGACCGCCTGCTCCGGTTGGTCTTCGCCGGTGGCGGAGCCGGTCGCAGCTGA
- a CDS encoding 2-hydroxyacid dehydrogenase → MKVWIPHEQGRALLDQLPGVTVEAAESPDRLPGDPAGVRFWVPPFLSTGKVVELAGRLPDLEVVQLLSAGADVWVGRLPVGVTLCDARGVHDSGTAEWVVTAILSRLRRFDTLARAQGRREWAYGDVAPTDELAGKRVLIVGAGSIGAALRARLAPFEVSFTLVARTARPDEGVHGVDELPALLPQADVVVLLVPLTDATRGLVDAAFLAAMADGALLVNAARGPVVDTPALVAELTTGRIAAALDVTDPEPLPADHPLWELPNVLITPHVAGSVRGLLPRAYRLVAEQLRRLAAGRPLANVVTDGY, encoded by the coding sequence GTGAAGGTATGGATCCCGCACGAGCAGGGCCGGGCCCTGCTCGACCAGCTGCCCGGCGTCACCGTCGAGGCGGCCGAGAGCCCGGACCGGCTCCCCGGCGACCCGGCCGGGGTGCGGTTCTGGGTGCCGCCGTTCCTCTCCACCGGCAAGGTGGTCGAGCTGGCCGGCAGGCTGCCCGACCTGGAGGTGGTGCAGCTGCTCAGCGCCGGGGCGGACGTCTGGGTCGGTCGGCTGCCCGTCGGGGTGACCCTGTGCGACGCCCGGGGCGTGCACGACTCCGGCACCGCCGAGTGGGTGGTCACCGCGATCCTGTCCCGGCTGCGCCGCTTCGACACCCTGGCCCGGGCACAGGGTCGGCGCGAGTGGGCCTACGGTGACGTGGCCCCGACCGACGAACTGGCCGGCAAGCGGGTGCTGATCGTCGGCGCGGGGTCGATCGGCGCGGCGCTCCGGGCCCGGCTGGCGCCCTTCGAGGTGAGCTTCACCCTGGTCGCCCGGACCGCCCGTCCCGACGAGGGCGTGCACGGCGTCGACGAACTGCCCGCGCTTCTGCCGCAGGCGGACGTGGTGGTGCTGCTGGTGCCGCTGACCGACGCGACCCGGGGCCTGGTCGACGCGGCCTTCCTCGCCGCGATGGCCGACGGGGCCCTGCTGGTCAACGCGGCCCGGGGGCCGGTGGTCGACACCCCGGCACTGGTGGCCGAGCTGACCACCGGCCGGATCGCCGCCGCCCTCGACGTCACCGACCCGGAGCCGCTGCCGGCCGACCACCCGCTGTGGGAGCTGCCCAACGTGCTGATCACCCCGCACGTCGCCGGCTCGGTGCGGGGCCTGCTGCCCCGGGCCTACCGGCTGGTGGCCGAGCAGCTGCGCCGGCTGGCGGCGGGCCGGCCGCTGGCGAACGTGGTCACCGACGGCTACTGA
- a CDS encoding PH domain-containing protein, producing MSRTDTLRFRHSQALLVAAVVAVIGALPIADARWYFLPVLLVPLVIAIWAWRAGTDADPREVRVRALFGQRRLPWARIVELAADPRGRAVARLDDGERVALPAVRGADLPRLVAVTGQTLPDRADD from the coding sequence GTGAGTCGCACCGACACTCTCCGTTTCCGGCACAGCCAGGCCCTCCTGGTCGCGGCGGTGGTCGCCGTCATCGGCGCGCTGCCGATCGCCGACGCCCGGTGGTATTTCCTCCCGGTGCTGCTCGTCCCGCTGGTGATCGCCATCTGGGCGTGGCGGGCCGGCACCGACGCCGACCCCCGGGAGGTCCGGGTCCGCGCGCTGTTCGGGCAGCGTCGACTGCCCTGGGCCCGGATCGTCGAGCTGGCCGCCGACCCGAGGGGACGGGCGGTCGCCCGGCTCGACGACGGCGAACGGGTGGCCCTGCCGGCGGTACGCGGTGCCGACCTGCCCCGGCTCGTCGCGGTCACCGGCCAGACCCTCCCGGACCGCGCGGACGACTGA